A stretch of the Desulfobaccales bacterium genome encodes the following:
- the hflX gene encoding GTPase HflX gives MRGGRGSHCSPGPPLNQTYFTYSQGEAFINKPLGNLIGLKHEQLRRLERLYRRRVPPRELLTPELARQLTEISHDLHRQVGLLVNRSGQVAYVLVGDAKGLLIPPLPRERGARGRLKGLRLLHTHLDASPLTQDDFMDLALLKLDAVAVVEVTPAGLPGRVQAAHLLPREVDGRGWAVLDYDHPTRVDLDFAAMVDSLEEELARVGTEAGGRRQDRAILIGVTGKNRLEAEESLAELAELARSAGLEVAATLLQKRERFDPRFLMGKGKLMELMLQALQWGSDLLIFDAELSPSQVRSITDLTDLRVIDRTQLILDLFAQRARSREGKLQVEMAQVKYLLPRLRGRDDSLSRLTGGIGGRGPGETKLEIDRRRMQERLHRLQEELARVRAERRVRREGRKRHQLPILSLIGYTNAGKSTLFNALTHAQVLAEDRLFATLDPTSRRLRFPREREVIITDTVGFIRNLPQNLLEAFKATLEELEDADLLLHVIDLANPRFPEHIQAVEGILAALQLDHKPVLKIFNKMDLVPPALAALQCRIHDGVAISALDPGTLPPLIARLEEKVEEILARPPEPPEAARRRAVAEG, from the coding sequence TTGAGGGGAGGGCGGGGGAGCCACTGCTCCCCCGGCCCTCCCCTCAACCAAACCTACTTTACCTACTCGCAAGGAGAAGCGTTTATCAACAAACCGTTAGGCAATCTCATCGGCCTCAAACATGAGCAGTTGCGGCGGCTGGAGCGGCTCTATCGCCGCCGGGTGCCGCCCCGGGAGCTTTTGACCCCGGAGCTGGCCCGCCAGCTCACCGAAATCTCCCACGACCTGCACCGCCAGGTGGGCCTGCTGGTGAACCGCAGCGGCCAGGTGGCCTACGTGCTGGTGGGGGACGCCAAAGGGCTGCTCATCCCGCCTCTGCCCCGGGAGCGGGGCGCCCGGGGCCGCCTCAAGGGTCTGCGCCTGCTTCATACCCATCTGGACGCCAGCCCCCTCACCCAGGACGACTTCATGGATCTGGCCCTGCTGAAACTGGACGCAGTGGCCGTGGTGGAGGTGACCCCAGCGGGCCTGCCGGGGCGGGTGCAGGCGGCGCATCTTTTGCCCCGGGAGGTGGACGGCCGGGGCTGGGCCGTCCTGGACTACGACCACCCCACCCGGGTGGACCTGGACTTCGCCGCCATGGTGGACTCCCTGGAGGAGGAGCTGGCCCGGGTGGGGACTGAGGCGGGAGGCCGCCGTCAGGATCGGGCCATCCTCATCGGCGTCACCGGCAAAAACCGGCTGGAGGCCGAGGAGTCATTGGCGGAGCTGGCGGAGCTGGCCCGCTCCGCCGGCCTGGAGGTGGCCGCCACTTTGCTCCAGAAACGGGAGCGCTTCGACCCCCGCTTCCTCATGGGCAAGGGCAAGCTCATGGAGCTCATGCTCCAGGCCCTGCAGTGGGGCTCGGACCTCCTCATCTTCGACGCCGAGCTCAGCCCCTCCCAGGTGCGCTCCATCACCGATCTCACCGACCTCAGGGTCATTGACCGCACCCAGCTCATCCTGGACCTCTTCGCCCAACGGGCCCGGAGCCGGGAGGGCAAGCTACAGGTGGAGATGGCCCAGGTGAAATACCTCCTGCCGCGCCTTCGGGGCCGGGACGACTCGCTGTCTCGCCTCACCGGCGGCATCGGCGGCCGGGGGCCGGGGGAGACCAAGCTGGAGATCGACCGGCGGCGCATGCAAGAGCGGTTGCATCGCCTGCAGGAGGAGTTGGCCCGGGTCCGGGCCGAACGCCGGGTGCGCCGGGAGGGTCGCAAGCGTCACCAATTGCCCATCCTGTCGCTCATCGGCTACACCAACGCCGGCAAATCCACCCTGTTCAACGCCCTGACCCACGCCCAGGTGCTGGCCGAAGACCGGCTTTTCGCCACCCTGGACCCCACCAGCCGGCGGTTGCGCTTCCCCCGGGAGCGGGAGGTCATCATCACCGACACCGTGGGCTTCATCAGGAACCTGCCCCAGAACCTCCTGGAGGCCTTCAAGGCCACATTGGAGGAGCTGGAGGACGCCGACCTGCTCCTGCACGTCATCGACCTGGCCAACCCCCGCTTTCCGGAGCACATCCAGGCGGTGGAAGGGATTTTGGCCGCCCTGCAGCTGGACCACAAGCCGGTGCTAAAGATCTTCAACAAGATGGACCTGGTGCCCCCGGCCCTGGCGGCTCTGCAATGCCGCATCCACGACGGGGTGGCCATCTCGGCTCTGGACCCGGGGACGCTGCCGCCCCTCATCGCTCGGCTGGAAGAGAAGGTGGAGGAAATCCTGGCCCGGCCGCCGGAACCCCCGGAAGCGGCAAGGCGCCGGGCAGTCGCGGAGGGGTGA
- a CDS encoding dihydropteroate synthase — MIRLAADCLTVTRPVVAKALERLDPLPLQDLARRCQEAGARLLDLNPGYLPERRWDRLAFMVEAVQEAVDLPLILDSPQAPVLARGLKACRRKPILSALTLEPQKLEEILPLAVEHDTDLVVLLLDERSFSPPEVEGKLALAAELKERAQAAGLAPERLIFDPVLPHLSWPDALPRTGAVIQTVRWLAGGQVLGEPARTMAGISNLRSGLREHYAVTLDTMVLALLAGAGLEIALADVLQPEVAAAARVLRRLR; from the coding sequence GTGATCCGGCTGGCGGCGGACTGCCTCACGGTCACCCGGCCGGTGGTGGCTAAGGCCTTGGAGAGGCTGGACCCTTTGCCCCTGCAAGACCTGGCCCGGCGTTGCCAGGAGGCGGGGGCCCGGCTTCTGGACCTCAACCCCGGCTATCTGCCGGAGCGGCGCTGGGACCGGCTGGCCTTCATGGTGGAGGCGGTGCAGGAGGCGGTGGACCTGCCCCTCATTTTGGACAGTCCCCAGGCTCCGGTGCTGGCCCGGGGGCTCAAGGCCTGCCGCCGCAAGCCCATCTTGAGCGCCCTCACCCTGGAGCCGCAAAAACTGGAGGAAATTCTCCCCCTGGCGGTGGAGCACGACACCGACCTGGTGGTGCTGCTACTGGATGAGCGCTCCTTTTCGCCGCCGGAGGTGGAGGGCAAACTGGCCCTGGCGGCGGAACTCAAGGAGCGGGCCCAGGCGGCGGGGCTGGCGCCGGAGCGCCTCATCTTCGATCCCGTGCTGCCGCATCTGAGCTGGCCCGACGCCCTGCCTCGCACCGGTGCGGTGATCCAGACGGTGCGCTGGCTGGCCGGAGGTCAGGTCCTGGGGGAGCCGGCCCGCACCATGGCCGGCATCTCCAATCTGAGGAGCGGCCTCAGGGAGCATTACGCCGTCACCCTGGACACCATGGTGCTGGCGCTTCTGGCCGGGGCGGGCCTGGAGATCGCCTTGGCGGATGTGCTCCAGCCGGAGGTGGCCGCCGCCGCCCGGGTGCTGAGGCGGCTGCGGTAG
- a CDS encoding cyclodeaminase/cyclohydrolase family protein yields MGDGFLQELSRPRPDPGGGAAAAFGARVGVALLLKVAQLEERRTSRCRQGPNSWPEWRQAGASLERVLEDLQEEDVRAYAGLASNFRQGGEAREAAALKATEIPYRIAAAAREGLSLATAVGGHCARHLLADVQVAVELLAGSGRGATAIAKANLPWLAPAVSREWARRLEDLVKEIDATLAQARAVLEARVKGRQA; encoded by the coding sequence ATGGGAGATGGCTTTCTGCAGGAACTCTCCCGGCCCCGGCCCGATCCCGGGGGCGGCGCCGCCGCGGCCTTCGGGGCCCGGGTGGGGGTGGCCTTACTCCTCAAGGTGGCGCAACTGGAGGAGCGCCGTACCTCCAGATGTCGCCAGGGACCCAACTCCTGGCCTGAGTGGCGGCAGGCCGGCGCGTCCCTGGAACGGGTCCTGGAGGATCTCCAGGAGGAGGATGTGCGAGCCTATGCGGGCTTGGCCTCCAACTTCCGGCAGGGCGGCGAGGCTCGGGAGGCTGCCGCCCTTAAGGCCACGGAGATTCCCTATCGCATCGCCGCAGCGGCCCGGGAAGGGCTGAGCCTGGCAACGGCCGTGGGAGGACACTGCGCCCGCCATCTCCTGGCGGACGTGCAGGTGGCCGTGGAGCTCTTGGCCGGGAGCGGCCGGGGGGCCACGGCCATCGCCAAGGCGAATCTGCCTTGGCTGGCGCCGGCCGTATCCCGGGAGTGGGCCCGGCGGCTGGAGGATCTGGTGAAGGAAATTGATGCGACGTTGGCCCAGGCCCGGGCAGTCCTGGAAGCCCGGGTGAAGGGGAGGCAGGCGTGA
- the nagZ gene encoding beta-N-acetylhexosaminidase, whose product MQACGQVFMVGLPEPRVEAVARELVQDLGVGGVILFARNLESPLQVWELTNELQRLAHKRGGPPLLIAVDQEGGPVQRLREPFTRIPSARELGETATPGEVQALFQQVGRELALVGVNLNLAPVVDVARGPECPLWERSFGPDLEKVAAYGVAAIRGVLAGGVLATAKHFPGLGDTRRDSHLVLPTAESPDPERAADLRPFAAAVAAGVPVVMTAHVRVPAWEEAPATLSPVAIRTWLRGRLGFAGVVMTDDLEMGAIREGSEVPAAALQALAAGADLLLICEHADLAWEAARELEKTPALKERLAEASARLTRLRRQLTVAGSRAEVQAYFGKG is encoded by the coding sequence ATGCAGGCGTGCGGGCAGGTGTTCATGGTGGGGCTGCCGGAGCCCCGGGTGGAGGCGGTGGCCCGGGAACTGGTGCAGGATCTGGGGGTGGGGGGCGTTATCCTCTTTGCCCGCAACCTTGAAAGCCCCCTGCAGGTCTGGGAGCTCACCAATGAGCTGCAGAGGCTGGCCCACAAGCGGGGCGGCCCGCCTCTTCTCATCGCCGTGGACCAGGAAGGGGGCCCGGTGCAGCGCCTCAGGGAGCCCTTCACCCGCATCCCGTCTGCCCGGGAACTGGGGGAGACGGCCACTCCCGGCGAGGTGCAGGCCCTGTTTCAGCAGGTAGGCCGCGAACTGGCCCTGGTGGGGGTCAATCTCAACCTGGCGCCGGTAGTGGATGTGGCCCGCGGGCCCGAGTGCCCCTTGTGGGAGCGCTCCTTCGGGCCGGACCTGGAGAAGGTGGCGGCCTATGGGGTGGCGGCCATCCGGGGGGTGCTCGCCGGCGGGGTGTTGGCCACGGCCAAGCATTTCCCGGGGCTGGGGGATACCCGCCGGGACTCCCACCTGGTGCTCCCCACGGCGGAGAGCCCCGATCCGGAGCGGGCGGCGGACCTCAGGCCCTTTGCCGCCGCGGTGGCCGCCGGGGTGCCGGTGGTGATGACCGCCCATGTGCGGGTGCCGGCCTGGGAGGAGGCTCCGGCCACCCTGTCGCCGGTGGCCATCCGCACCTGGCTCCGGGGCCGGCTGGGGTTTGCCGGGGTGGTGATGACCGATGACCTGGAGATGGGGGCCATCCGGGAGGGGAGCGAAGTGCCGGCAGCTGCCCTTCAGGCCCTGGCCGCCGGCGCGGATCTGCTCCTGATTTGCGAGCATGCCGACCTGGCCTGGGAGGCGGCCCGGGAGCTGGAAAAGACCCCCGCCCTCAAGGAGCGCCTGGCCGAAGCATCGGCCCGCCTGACCCGTCTGCGCCGCCAGTTGACGGTAGCCGGCAGCCGGGCCGAGGTGCAGGCATATTTCGGGAAAGGATGA